Proteins from a genomic interval of Acidobacteriota bacterium:
- a CDS encoding Dabb family protein — translation MIRHIVIWRFEERADGRDKAENLRLAGDLLRGMAGRVDGLLHLEVGINGLPSSEASDLALVAEFRDWPALRAYTDHPVHQEVVRFLRRVRTERRVVDYEI, via the coding sequence ATGATCCGGCATATCGTGATCTGGCGGTTCGAAGAGCGGGCGGACGGACGGGACAAGGCGGAGAATCTCCGCCTGGCCGGCGACCTGCTGCGGGGCATGGCGGGCAGGGTCGACGGGCTGCTGCATCTCGAAGTGGGCATCAACGGGTTGCCGTCGAGCGAGGCATCGGACCTGGCTCTGGTGGCTGAGTTTCGCGACTGGCCGGCCCTGCGGGCATACACGGACCATCCCGTCCACCAGGAGGTGGTGCGGTTCCTGCGGCGCGTCCGGACCGAGCGGCGGGTGGTGGATTACGAGATCTGA
- a CDS encoding 6,7-dimethyl-8-ribityllumazine synthase, with amino-acid sequence MPHVFEGNLNAKGLRFALVVSRYNDVICNRLLDGALDGLRRTGAEEGNLTIVRVPGSFELPLVAKRLAQKKQYDAVICLGALIRGETPHFDLISAEVTKGIAQVALDADCPITFGVVTADNVEQALNRAGLKSGNKGFEAALAAVELANLLKGI; translated from the coding sequence GTGCCGCACGTATTTGAAGGAAATCTCAATGCCAAAGGCCTGCGCTTCGCGCTGGTGGTGAGCCGGTACAACGACGTGATCTGCAACCGGCTGCTGGATGGCGCCCTCGACGGCCTCCGCCGCACCGGTGCCGAGGAAGGCAACCTGACCATCGTCCGCGTGCCGGGCTCGTTCGAACTGCCGCTCGTGGCCAAGCGCCTGGCCCAGAAGAAGCAGTATGACGCGGTGATCTGCCTGGGCGCTTTGATCCGCGGCGAGACGCCCCATTTCGACCTCATCAGCGCCGAGGTGACCAAGGGGATCGCCCAGGTGGCCCTGGACGCCGACTGCCCCATCACCTTCGGGGTGGTCACCGCCGACAACGTGGAGCAGGCGCTTAACCGGGCCGGTCTCAAGAGCGGCAACAAGGGCTTCGAAGCGGCGCTCGCGGCCGTCGAGCTGGCCAATCTGCTGAAGGGGATCTGA
- a CDS encoding enoyl-CoA hydratase, with protein sequence MAEYETIRVARDGAVATVTVDRPTVLNALNRRAVAELDAAFAALGADETVAGVILTGAGAKAFVAGADIGEVQVLDAASGRAFAQAGQAVFSRIEGLGKPVVAAINGFALGGGCELALACTLRVAAETARLGQPEVKLGLIPGYGGTQRLARLVGPGRALDLLLTGRMVTAAEALAMGLVHRVVPADQLLAETRRLLDEVLQQSPLAVRLCIEAVARGTGLTLADGLALEADLFAFACGSEDKREGTAAFLAKRLPVFTGR encoded by the coding sequence ATGGCCGAATATGAGACCATCCGGGTGGCGCGCGACGGCGCCGTCGCCACGGTGACGGTGGATCGGCCGACGGTGCTCAACGCGCTCAACCGCCGCGCCGTAGCCGAGCTGGACGCCGCCTTCGCCGCGCTTGGCGCGGACGAGACGGTGGCGGGCGTCATCCTCACCGGCGCCGGGGCCAAGGCATTCGTCGCCGGCGCCGACATCGGCGAGGTGCAGGTGCTGGACGCCGCGTCGGGCCGCGCGTTCGCGCAGGCCGGCCAGGCGGTGTTCAGCCGGATTGAGGGGCTGGGCAAGCCGGTGGTCGCCGCCATCAACGGCTTCGCCCTGGGCGGCGGCTGCGAGCTGGCGCTGGCGTGCACGCTGCGCGTCGCGGCCGAGACGGCGCGTCTCGGCCAGCCGGAGGTGAAGCTGGGGCTGATCCCCGGCTACGGCGGCACCCAGCGCCTGGCGCGGCTCGTGGGCCCGGGGCGGGCGCTGGATCTGCTGCTGACCGGCCGGATGGTGACCGCCGCCGAGGCGCTGGCGATGGGGCTGGTCCACCGCGTGGTGCCGGCCGACCAACTGCTGGCCGAGACCCGTCGGCTGCTCGACGAGGTGCTCCAGCAGTCGCCGCTGGCGGTCCGGCTCTGCATCGAGGCGGTGGCCCGCGGCACGGGCCTGACACTGGCCGACGGGCTGGCCTTGGAGGCGGACCTGTTCGCGTTCGCGTGCGGCTCCGAAGACAAGCGGGAAGGCACCGCCGCCTTCCTGGCCAAGCGCCTGCCCGTATTCACCGGGCGTTGA
- a CDS encoding ABC transporter ATP-binding protein, whose product MAASTQTDRLEFRRLAQLGLAVRLVKDCAAGWTLAGAALAVLQGLLPLAGLYLLKLLVDTLTRGLAGGDRTELWEHALTLVVLAAGVAALGVLLRNLAALATEAQAMAVTDHVADQIHRQSTTVDLAYYETPAYYDTLHRAQIEAPYRPLRIVTGLTRLAESGILMVAVAGLLMTFHWAVPLVLLAAAVPGLFVRMHFSRKFHRWQREQTEAERRSWYYHALLTAGDYAKEIRLFGIGPLVASWYRDVRTRLRGGRFRLTAERSAADCLLQGGSLVVVYAGYALAAYHVLAGRISLGDLVMIYQAFQRGMAAIQDVSGALAGLYDDSLFLSNYHEFLELRPRVTAPETPVPVPRPFREALALDNVSFAYPGSDRRVLDGVSLALRPGEVIALVGENGAGKTTLVKLVCRLYDPTAGAVTLDGIDLRRFRPEALRREIGVIFQDFARYALTARENIRLGDHELAPDDPRLAAAVRQAGAEPVIRRLPDGLDTLLSCQFAGGTELSAGQWQRIALARAFLRDSRIVVLDEPTSSLDPVAEYELFATFRRLLEGRAAILISHRFSTVRMADTIHVLAGGRIVESGSHESLMAAGGHYARMFMLQSANYR is encoded by the coding sequence ATGGCGGCATCCACGCAGACGGACCGACTGGAATTCCGGCGGCTGGCTCAACTGGGTCTGGCGGTGCGCCTCGTCAAGGACTGCGCCGCCGGCTGGACCCTCGCGGGCGCGGCGCTGGCGGTGCTGCAGGGCCTCCTGCCGCTGGCGGGGCTGTACCTGCTCAAGCTGCTGGTGGACACCCTGACCCGCGGCCTGGCCGGCGGCGACCGGACGGAGCTGTGGGAGCATGCCCTCACCCTCGTTGTGCTGGCGGCCGGCGTGGCGGCGCTGGGCGTGCTGCTGCGCAACCTGGCCGCCCTGGCCACCGAGGCCCAGGCGATGGCGGTGACGGACCACGTGGCGGACCAGATCCACCGTCAGTCGACCACCGTGGACTTGGCCTACTACGAGACCCCCGCCTACTACGACACCCTCCACCGGGCGCAGATCGAAGCGCCCTACCGGCCCCTGCGCATCGTCACCGGACTGACCCGGCTGGCCGAGAGCGGCATCCTCATGGTGGCCGTCGCCGGGCTGCTCATGACGTTCCACTGGGCGGTGCCGCTCGTGCTGCTGGCGGCGGCGGTGCCCGGACTGTTCGTGCGGATGCACTTCTCGCGCAAGTTCCACCGCTGGCAGCGGGAGCAGACCGAGGCGGAGCGGCGGTCCTGGTACTACCACGCCCTGCTGACGGCCGGCGACTACGCGAAGGAAATCCGGCTGTTCGGCATCGGCCCTCTCGTGGCCAGCTGGTACCGCGACGTCCGGACCCGGCTGCGGGGCGGGCGCTTCCGGCTGACGGCGGAGCGCTCCGCCGCCGACTGCTTGCTGCAGGGCGGATCGCTCGTGGTGGTCTATGCCGGCTATGCGCTGGCGGCGTACCATGTCCTCGCAGGGCGCATCAGCCTCGGCGACCTGGTGATGATCTACCAGGCGTTCCAGCGCGGGATGGCGGCCATTCAGGACGTGTCCGGCGCGCTGGCCGGGTTGTACGACGACAGCCTGTTCCTGTCGAATTACCACGAGTTTCTGGAGTTGCGGCCCCGGGTGACCGCGCCCGAGACGCCCGTGCCGGTGCCGCGGCCGTTCCGCGAGGCGCTGGCTCTGGACAACGTCAGCTTCGCCTACCCCGGCTCAGACCGGCGGGTGCTGGACGGCGTGTCGCTTGCGCTGCGGCCGGGCGAGGTGATCGCGCTGGTGGGCGAGAACGGGGCGGGAAAGACCACACTGGTCAAACTCGTCTGCCGGCTCTACGACCCGACGGCGGGTGCCGTCACGCTGGACGGCATTGACCTGCGGCGCTTCCGGCCGGAGGCGCTGCGTCGGGAGATCGGGGTCATCTTCCAGGATTTCGCCCGCTACGCCCTGACCGCCCGGGAGAACATCCGGTTGGGCGACCATGAGCTGGCGCCCGACGACCCGCGTCTGGCGGCGGCCGTCCGCCAGGCCGGCGCCGAGCCGGTGATCCGCCGACTGCCCGACGGTTTGGACACCCTGCTGAGCTGCCAGTTCGCCGGCGGCACGGAGCTCAGCGCGGGTCAGTGGCAGCGCATCGCTTTGGCCCGCGCGTTCCTGCGCGACTCGCGCATCGTGGTGCTGGACGAACCCACGAGCTCGCTGGACCCCGTCGCCGAGTACGAGCTGTTCGCCACGTTCCGCCGGCTGTTGGAAGGGCGGGCGGCCATCCTCATCAGCCACCGGTTCTCCACGGTGCGCATGGCGGACACCATCCACGTCCTGGCCGGCGGCCGGATCGTGGAAAGCGGCTCCCATGAATCCCTCATGGCCGCCGGCGGCCACTACGCCCGCATGTTCATGCTCCAATCCGCCAACTACCGCTAG